In Antedon mediterranea chromosome 10, ecAntMedi1.1, whole genome shotgun sequence, one genomic interval encodes:
- the LOC140059964 gene encoding trafficking protein particle complex subunit 6B-like, producing the protein MDDTLLDLFHIEMVAQIFRTAKKKDDIDSCITKLEAMGYRVGQGLIERVLKESPRFKDELEVMKFICKDFWSSIFKKQVDNLRTNHQGVYVLQDNKFKVLTQMSGGKQYLEMAPRYLAFSCGLLRGALSNLGINCVVTSEVILMPSCKFQIMMQRN; encoded by the exons ATGGACGATACTCTTCTAGATTTATTTCATATAGAAATGGTTGCACAAATCTTTCGAACAGCTAAAAAGAAAGATGATATT GATTCTTGCATTACGAAATTGGAGGCAATGGGGTATCGAGTAGGTCAGGGTTTAATTGAGAGAGTGCTGAAAGAGTCGCCACGATTCAAGGATGAACTAGAAGTTATGAAATTCATCTGCAAAGATTTTTGGTCAAGTATTTTCAAGAAACAAGTTGATAATTTGAGGACTAATCATCAG ggtGTGTATGTTTTACAAGACAATAAATTTAAGGTACTAACACAAATGTCTGGTGGAAAGCAGTACTTGGAAATGGCACCCAGA TACTTAGCATTTTCCTGTGGCCTGCTGCGAGGTGCTTTGTCTAACCTAGGAATCAATTGTGTTGTTACATCAGAAGTTATTCTCATGCCATCTT GTAAATTTCAAATTATGATGCAACggaattga
- the LOC140061292 gene encoding melatonin receptor type 1A-like: protein MMTVNNVTETNPQRALIVFECMIILFMSVVGSIGNIFTIFAVLTNKRLREPAQYSVVSLAIADLIPCLITDSIYVVSAWHQKWFLPNAYIVCQIIGLLTVLCLEASVMNLIMIAINRYFCIVKYRKYKDIFTPRRTAVMCSLVWIPPFIGVIVPVAMKITPFGIHDHMLSCSVESTKVGWWYLTILLVIYIPIAMVVITFCYMNIYRSVRASRRRIEQQQHVTKPNVSQAANSNLNGNEPVIQPINTHELAPICHQNDAHSSVVGGHSTETANGNSNPITKVNLKKEIRLTVNLFIIFVIFVICWLPLTVVSLIDPIHPIESDVVWQIVSILALANSSCNPVVYVWRSKHFRQSYKRLLRCSLASPGSQSGSK, encoded by the coding sequence ATGATGACGGTCAACAATGTCACGGAAACGAATCCACAGAGGGCTCTGATAGTTTTTGAATGcatgattatattatttatgtcTGTCGTGGGTTCAATTGGAAATATATTTACAATCTTTGCAGTTTTGACTAATAAGCGCCTTCGTGAACCCGCCCAATATTCCGTCGTCAGTTTGGCCATAGCAGACTTGATTCCTTGTCTGATCACAGACTCCATATACGTTGTGTCGGCCTGGCATCAAAAATGGTTCTTACCAAACGCTTATATCGTCTGCCAGATCATAGGACTACTGACGGTTCTTTGCCTTGAAGCCTCGGTTATGAATCTTATAATGATAGCCATCAATAGGTATTTTTGCATTGTGAAATACCGCAAATACAAAGACATCTTCACCCCGCGTCGTACAGCGGTGATGTGTAGTTTAGTGTGGATCCCGCCGTTCATCGGTGTCATCGTCCCAGTTGCAATGAAGATTACTCCGTTTGGAATTCACGATCATATGCTGTCGTGCAGTGTGGAGTCTACGAAAGTGGGATGGTGGTACCTAACTATCTTACTGGTAATCTACATTCCTATAGCCATGGTTGTCATTACGTTTTGCTATATGAATATATACCGATCGGTAAGGGCTAGCCGACGGCGTATTGAGCAACAGCAACACGTGACAAAGCCCAATGTTTCCCAAGCTGCAAACTCAAATTTGAATGGTAATGAACCTGTAATACAGCCCATCAACACACACGAATTGGCGCCAATATGTCATCAAAACGATGCTCATTCGTCTGTTGTTGGTGGCCACTCGACGGAAACGGCAAATGGCAACTCAAACCCAATAACAAAAGTTAacctaaaaaaagaaatacgtTTAACTGTCaacttatttataatttttgtaatttttgtgATTTGCTGGTTACCTCTTACAGTTGTATCATTGATTGATCCAATTCATCCAATTGAATCTGATGTAGTTTGGCAAATCGTCAGCATTCTTGCACTAGCTAATTCGAGCTGTAACCCTGTCGTGTACGTGTGGCGTAGCAAGCATTTTAGGCAGTCATACAAGCGGCTACTGAGATGTTCTCTAGCAAGTCCGGGATCACAATCGGGTTcgaaataa
- the LOC140059908 gene encoding uncharacterized protein has protein sequence MATHDSGDDVAAIDILNEKLQRAKESLHTVDENIRKFTGKEFGEKRSTDQRKVAVGIGRGPAGPRNRGARTGSMGTSRLALSAFERLGAPLAKRPNRGSAFSRLGNRVDAGGPRMGVGRRRREEDEDFEEELPHKPALSSSVVAPSSITRTRKDSIEEQSQDSKGTARNRRMFGLLLGTLQKFKDDSVQKSDKDIQREEIEHKLDARAKKEKQEIASERRELFTERRNKQKELERLEELMEIAKEQEMWDKHSQTLGCFIQTKAKPPLFYRPRKVLQEDEKKLAATKEMLGEMASKRREAIEEEIKSFEGFGKPRSGENREKENEEMKQENEEEEENEERKKRRRDSDRGKDGEREKRKEKERGRVRARSKDRDHREERDTNKEEERKRERSKDGERRKERERGKDGEGKERNRSRDGEHKRERSKDGEQKTDRSKDAESKRDRSKDRESRKGKDRNKDEEKESKKEKDRSKDGESRKESEQSREEEIKKEDERSKDEDRKESDVSKEDEKKQDKPEIKVEEEMLWEDSVKTQEGTVKGIKDGEEMNEEGGGMKLQVGEKSSENGIEGKEEKNNESLTVPENEEPQIDKNKMEVSLEQRTEDIDPAKEN, from the exons ATGGCGACTCACGATAGTGGTGATGATGTTGCGgctattgatattttaaatgaGAAACTCCAAAGAGCTAAAGAAAGTCTGCATACGGTGGACGAGAACATACGTAAATTCACTGGTAAAGAATTTGGAGAGAAACG gTCGACGGATCAACGAAAAGTAGCAGTGGGTATTGGAAGAGGGCCTGCTGGTCCAAGAAACAGAGGTGCAAGAACTGGATCTATGGGGACAAG cCGACTTGCTCTGAGTGCATTTGAACGACTTGGAGCTCCCCTTGCTAAAAGACCAAACAGAGGCAGTGCTTTTAGCAG GTTAGGCAATCGTGTGGATGCAGGCGGACCCAGAATGGGAGTTGGACGAAGACGCAGAGAAGAGGATGAAGATTTTGAAGAAGAACTTCCACACAAG CCTGCATTATCGTCCTCTGTTGTAGCGCCTTCTTCTATTACTCGTACCCGAAAAGACTCGATTGAAGAGCAGAGCCAGGACTCAAAAGGAACTGCAag gaATCGTCGCATGTTTGGTCTTCTACTAGGCACCCTTCAAAAATTTAAAGATGATTCTGTGCAAAAATCGGACAAG GATATTCAACGTGAAGAAATAGAACATAAACTGGATGCCAGAGCCAAGAAAGAAAAGCAAGAGATAGCCAGTGAAAGACGTGAGCTGTTCACAGAACGACGTAACAAGCAGAAGGAACTGGAGAGGTTAGAAGAGCTGATGGAGATTGCCAAAGAG CAAGAGATGTGGGATAAGCATAGTCAAACATTAGGATGCTTTATTCAAACTAAAGCCAAGCCACCTTTGTTCTACCGCCCTCGCAAGGTCTTGCAAGAGGACGAAAAGAAGTTAGCTGCAACCAAGGAAATGTTAGGAG AGATGGCTAGTAAAAGAAGAGAAGCCATTGAAGAGGAAATTAAAAGTTTTGAAGGGTTTGGAAAACCACGTTCAGGAGAAAATAGAGAGAAAGAGAATGAGGAGATGAAGCAGGAAAATGAGGAGGAAGAAGAGAATgaggaaagaaaaaaaagacgGAGAGACAGTGATAGAGGGAAGGATGGGGAGAGAgaaaaaagaaaggaaaaagAACGTGGTAGAGTGAGAGCTAGAAGTAAAGACAGAGATCATAGAGAAGAACGAGACACAAACAAAGAGGAAGAAAGAAAGAGAGAAAGAAGTAAAGATGGTGAGCGTAGAAAAGAAAGAGAGAGAGGAAAAGATGGAGAAGGAAAAGAAAGAAATAGAAGTAGAGATGGAGAACATAAAAGAGAAAGAAGTAAAGATGGAGAACAAAAAACAGATAGAAGTAAAGATGCAGAAAGTAAAAGAGACAGAAGTAAAGATAGAGAAAGTAGAAAAGGAAAGGATAGAAATAAGGATGAGgaaaaagaaagtaaaaaagaGAAAGATAGAAGTAAAGATGGAGAGAGTAGAAAAGAGAGTGAACAAAGTAGGGAGGAAGAAATTAAAAAAGAGGATGAGAGGAGTAAAGATGAAGATAGAAAAGAGAGTGATGTAagtaaagaagatgaaaaaaaacagGACAAACCGGAAATTAAAGTGGAAGAAGAAATGCTATGGGAAGATAGTGTGAAAACTCAAGAAGGTACTGTGAAAGGTATTAAGGATGGAGAAGAGATGAATGAAGAAGGAGGTGGTATGAAGCTACAAGTAGGAGAAAAGTCGAGTGAAAATGGGATTGAaggaaaagaagaaaaaaataatgaaagttTGACAGTACCAGAAAATGAAGAGCCacaaattgataaaaataaaatggaagTTTCATTGGAACAGAGGACGGAAGATATTGATCCGGCAAAAGAAAATTGA